A window of Plantibacter sp. PA-3-X8 genomic DNA:
GGCCGAGCAGCGGCTCGCGATCGACCTCCTGCTCGACCCCGAGATCGGGATCCTCTCGCTGGGAGGTCGAGCCGGGACGGGGAAGTCCGCGCTCGCCCTCTGCGCGGGTCTGGAGGCCGTCCTCGAGCGACAGGCGCACAAGAAGATCATGGTGTTCCGCCCGCTGTACGCGGTCGGCGGCCAGGAGCTCGGGTACTTGCCCGGCGACCAGGGCGAGAAGATGAACCCCTGGGGACAGGCGATCTTCGACACGCTCGGCGCGGTCGTCTCGCAGAACGTGCTCGACGAGGTGGTCGAACGGGGCATCCTCGAGGTGCTCCCGCTGACGCACATCCGCGGCCGGTCGCTCCACGACGCCTTCGTGATCGTCGATGAGGCGCAGTCGCTCGAGCGCAACGTCCTCCTCACGGTCCTCAGCCGGATCGGGCAGAACTCGCGGGTCGTCCTCACGCACGACGTCGCCCAGCGCGACAACCTGCGCGTCGGCCGACACGACGGCGTCGCCTCGGTGATCGAGACGCTCAAGGGGCACCCGCTGTTCGCGCACGTCACGCTGACGCGCTCGGAGCGCTCGGCCATCGCGGCTCTCGTGACCGAAATGCTCGAAGGGAACGAGCTGGCCTAGCGGCCGTCGGCGGGGCTGGCTCGCAAGGCCCGCCCCGCCGACCCTGGCCGCCTGTGGAGAACGCTGCAGGCCGGCACGAGGATCCTCCTATCCTGACGGGATGCCCTCGCGACCGACCTCCTCCGGCAGGCGGCGCCGCCCGCGTGTCGCCACCGCGGCGATGGCCGGCTCGACGCTGCTGCTCGTAGCCGTCACCGTGGCCCGGCTCGGCCACGACCCGCGTCCGGTCGTCATCGTGCTCGTGTGGCTCGCCTGCATCACGCCGCCGCTCGTGTGGATCGACGTCGCGGAGCGGAGGCTCCCCAACCGTCTCGTGCTGCCGGCGCTCGCCATCGCGGTGCCGGTCACCGCGGTCGATGCCGCAGTGCGCCAGGTGGCCCCGCTCGAACCGCTCCTGATGGGGTTCGCGGTCGGCGCCGTCCTGTACGTGTGCGCCGTCTTCGGCGGGCTGGGCATGGGGGACGTGAAGCTCGGCGCGCTGCTCGGCCTCGCGGTCGGCTGCTTCGGGACGTCCGCGGTGCTGCTCTTCGCGGTGGTGTCGGTCTCCTCGGCCGGCCTCGCGGGTGCGGTCGTCGTGTTCCTCGCACGCTCACGTGGCGGCTCCGCCGGTTGGCGCACGCGCATCCCGTTCGGCCCGTTCCTGCTCCTCGGCTGCTGGAGCGCGATCGCCGTCTCGGCGTGACCACACGGACGGAGACGGCCACGGAACCGCGAGGGTTCCGGGGCCGTCCGGTCGTTCGACGAGCGGGTCGACTCAGCCGGGGTGCGTCATCGAGAGGACGTCGAGCGCCGTGTCGAGCTGCTCCTCCGTGATCTCGCCGCGTTCGACGAACCCGAGGTCGACGACGGCCTCGCGGACGGTCAGACCCTTGGCGACGGAGTGCTTGGCGATCTTCGCCGCCGACTCATAGCCGATGATCTTGTTCAGCGGGGTGACGATGGAGGGCGAGGAGCCGGCGAGTGCCGCAGCGCGGTCGAGGTTGGCCTCGAGGCCGTCGACGGTCTTGTCGGCGAGGACCCGGGTCGCGTTCGACAGGAGACGGATGCTCTCGAGGAGCGCCGTGCCCATGACCGGGATCGCGACGTTGAGCTCGAAGGAGCCCGAGGCGCCGGCCCAGGCGATGGTCGCGTCGTTGCCGATGACCCGGGCGCCGACCATCAGGACGGCCTCCGGGATCACGGGGTTCACCTTGCCGGGCATGATCGAGGATCCCGGCTGGAGGTCGGGGATGTGCAGCTCGCCGAGACCGGTGTTCGGGCCGGAGCCCATCCAGCGGAGGTCGTTGCAGATCTTCGTGAGGCTCACCGCGATGACCCGGAGGGCTCCCGAGGCGTCGACGAGTCCGTCACGAGCGCCCTGGGCCTCGAAGTGGTCCTGGGCCTCCGTGATCGGCAGCTCGGTCTCCTGCGCGAGCAGCTCGATGACGAGCTGGGGGAAGCCCTTCGGCGTGTTGATGCCGGTGCCCGTCGCGGTTCCACCGAGCGGGACCTCTGCGACGCGGGGGAGTGCCGTCCGCACCCGCTCGATGCCGAGCCGCATCTGGCGGGCGTAGCCGCCGAACTCCTGCCCGAGGGTGACGGGGGTGGCGTCCATGAGGTGCGTCCGGCCGGGCTTCACCGCGGTCTTCCACAGCTCGGCCTTGCGCTCGAGCGACACAGCCAGGTGGTCGAGGGCCGGGATGAGGTCATCGATGAGGGCGCTCGTGACCGCGATGTGCACCGAGGTCGGGAAGACGTCGTTGGAGGACTGCGAGGCGTTGACGTGGTCGTTGGGGTGCACCGGGCTGCCGAGGCGCGCGCTCGCGAGCGTCGCCAGGACCTCGTTCATGTTCATGTTCGACGAGGTGCCGCTGCCGGTCTGGTAGGTGTCGACCGGGAACTGCGCGTCGTGCGCGCCGGTGATGACCTCGTCGGCCGCTGCGGCGATCGCGTCGGCGACACCCTGGTCGAGGACGCCGAGCTTGGCGTTGGCGAGTGCCGCGGACTTCTTGATCCGGGCCAGCGAGGCGATCTGCGCCGACTCGAGTCCGCTGCCCGAGATCGGGAAGTTCTCGACGGCCCGCTGCGTCTGGGCGCCGTAGAGCGCGTTCGCGGGGACCCGCACCTCACCCATGGTGTCGTGTTCGATGCGGTACTCGGTTGCTGAGGTGTCTACCACGCTGTTCGTTCTCCTTCGTGCGATTGCGATGGTGGGTGCTGCGCCGGACGGCGAGCGGATGGTTATTCGGGGACCGTGACGTCGCCGATGACGATGTCGGCCATGGCGGTCCCCTCGAGGAGCTTGTAGTTCGCGCCGATGATGGCCACCGTGCCGGCGGCGACCGCGTCGCTGATGAGCTCGGACCTCGAGACGACCTCCATGACGGTACGCCGCAGGTGGCGGCGACCGACCTCCGAGGAGTCCACCGCGGCCGCGTCGATCGGGGCAGGTCCGGCGACGGCGCTCACCGCGGGGACGATCTGCTGGATGAGCCGGTCGATGTACGGCGGGAGCGGGACGGCGTCCTCCGCCTGCGAGTCGATCGCCGCGCGGACGGCACCGCACTCGTCGTGCGCGAGCACGAGGATGAGCGGGACCTGCAGGACGCCGACGGCGTACTCCAGGGTGCCGAGCACCGAGTCGGAGACGATCTGGCCGGCGTTGCGGACGACGAAGAGGTCGCCGAGTCCCTTGTCGAAGATGATCTCGGCCGCGAGACGGGAGTCGGAGCAGCCGAAGATGACGGCCTCCGGGGCCTGGGAGTGCGCGAGCGTGGCGCGGCGTTCGACGTCCTGCCGGGGGTGTGCGGGCTGACCGGCGACGAACCGCGCGTTACCGCGCTGCATCTCGCGCCAGACGGCACCGGGGCGCTTCTGGGTCATTCTGAGTCCGTTTCTGCGGGGGCGCCCGAC
This region includes:
- a CDS encoding A24 family peptidase, whose amino-acid sequence is MPSRPTSSGRRRRPRVATAAMAGSTLLLVAVTVARLGHDPRPVVIVLVWLACITPPLVWIDVAERRLPNRLVLPALAIAVPVTAVDAAVRQVAPLEPLLMGFAVGAVLYVCAVFGGLGMGDVKLGALLGLAVGCFGTSAVLLFAVVSVSSAGLAGAVVVFLARSRGGSAGWRTRIPFGPFLLLGCWSAIAVSA
- a CDS encoding aspartate ammonia-lyase encodes the protein MVDTSATEYRIEHDTMGEVRVPANALYGAQTQRAVENFPISGSGLESAQIASLARIKKSAALANAKLGVLDQGVADAIAAAADEVITGAHDAQFPVDTYQTGSGTSSNMNMNEVLATLASARLGSPVHPNDHVNASQSSNDVFPTSVHIAVTSALIDDLIPALDHLAVSLERKAELWKTAVKPGRTHLMDATPVTLGQEFGGYARQMRLGIERVRTALPRVAEVPLGGTATGTGINTPKGFPQLVIELLAQETELPITEAQDHFEAQGARDGLVDASGALRVIAVSLTKICNDLRWMGSGPNTGLGELHIPDLQPGSSIMPGKVNPVIPEAVLMVGARVIGNDATIAWAGASGSFELNVAIPVMGTALLESIRLLSNATRVLADKTVDGLEANLDRAAALAGSSPSIVTPLNKIIGYESAAKIAKHSVAKGLTVREAVVDLGFVERGEITEEQLDTALDVLSMTHPG
- a CDS encoding carbonic anhydrase, whose translation is MTQKRPGAVWREMQRGNARFVAGQPAHPRQDVERRATLAHSQAPEAVIFGCSDSRLAAEIIFDKGLGDLFVVRNAGQIVSDSVLGTLEYAVGVLQVPLILVLAHDECGAVRAAIDSQAEDAVPLPPYIDRLIQQIVPAVSAVAGPAPIDAAAVDSSEVGRRHLRRTVMEVVSRSELISDAVAAGTVAIIGANYKLLEGTAMADIVIGDVTVPE